The following are encoded in a window of Candidatus Bathyarchaeia archaeon genomic DNA:
- a CDS encoding FtsX-like permease family protein, with protein sequence MKPKDIWTYAFSAIKLRKLRAGLTTLSVVIGIAAIVALLSITQGLQAAIATQLQKGFATDTLIVSAGGGIGVAESGFSLLVNDTETISQIENVTAALAIIQRVGYIRTTDGKARRVTIVGVDFEAYKAIYSSTFVAENGEIPSNPENTAVVVGKQVSEPWGNGTLFCSVGDTVEIIWTNTTARPLRNESYIGSVAAVLQEVGGFSIGGPSDTSIYIPITQAQAFFGTGKCEMIIVKLKNDDKATIESTAKTIRNAFGGQVAVTSATAVLNIISSVFSTIELFLAGIAAISLLVAGIGIMNIMIVSLMERTREIGILKALGMKNRTVLLIFLTEAAIMGLMGALIGVGTGWGLAELVVRIFSANGGFGGGFRQGGQTAAAGAVRITPLLTPTVLLGAIAFGLAVSSVFALYPAWRASRLKPVDALRYE encoded by the coding sequence ATGAAGCCAAAAGACATTTGGACATATGCTTTCAGCGCCATAAAACTGCGGAAACTCCGCGCTGGCTTAACCACGCTAAGCGTCGTCATCGGCATAGCCGCCATAGTCGCGTTACTATCGATAACCCAAGGCCTGCAGGCAGCCATAGCCACCCAACTCCAGAAGGGGTTTGCAACAGACACGCTAATAGTTTCAGCGGGCGGAGGAATAGGCGTAGCAGAGTCAGGTTTCAGCCTACTAGTCAACGACACGGAAACAATAAGCCAGATAGAAAACGTCACCGCAGCCCTAGCCATAATCCAACGAGTCGGCTACATAAGAACGACTGATGGAAAAGCTCGCCGCGTAACAATCGTGGGCGTAGACTTTGAAGCGTATAAGGCGATTTACAGTAGCACGTTTGTGGCTGAAAACGGAGAAATCCCATCTAACCCAGAGAACACCGCTGTGGTTGTCGGCAAGCAGGTAAGCGAACCATGGGGCAACGGAACACTGTTTTGCAGTGTAGGCGACACCGTTGAAATCATATGGACTAACACGACAGCAAGGCCTCTCAGAAACGAGTCTTACATTGGCAGTGTGGCGGCGGTTCTCCAAGAAGTCGGCGGCTTCAGCATAGGCGGGCCGTCAGACACTAGCATTTACATTCCAATAACGCAGGCGCAAGCTTTCTTTGGAACGGGAAAGTGTGAAATGATAATTGTCAAGCTGAAAAACGATGACAAGGCAACCATTGAGAGCACCGCTAAAACCATAAGAAATGCATTCGGAGGCCAAGTCGCCGTTACGTCTGCCACGGCTGTTCTCAACATTATTTCGAGCGTTTTCTCCACCATAGAGCTTTTCTTGGCTGGAATAGCCGCCATATCACTTCTGGTGGCTGGCATAGGCATAATGAACATCATGATTGTTTCGTTGATGGAACGCACACGGGAGATAGGCATCCTAAAAGCTTTAGGAATGAAAAACCGCACAGTGCTACTCATATTCCTAACCGAAGCAGCCATAATGGGGCTGATGGGCGCCCTAATCGGCGTTGGAACAGGCTGGGGCCTAGCAGAGCTTGTCGTGAGAATATTCAGCGCCAACGGAGGCTTTGGAGGCGGCTTTCGGCAAGGCGGCCAAACGGCAGCTGCGGGCGCTGTGAGAATAACACCTCTTTTGACGCCCACAGTCCTGCTTGGAGCTATAGCCTTCGGCCTCGCAGTCAGCTCGGTCTTCGCCTTATACCCTGCTTGGAGGGCTTCAAGGCTTAAGCCCGTAGATGCCCTGAGATATGAATGA
- a CDS encoding rhomboid family intramembrane serine protease, which produces MGRYAHIKTRPIATFALIIVNVAVYAITSYQRFFMEISDYWVSAGGFVPSLIAVPTQLYRILSSMFLHADFFHILFNMYFLYLFGRAVEDVLGRWRFLALYLASGVAASIFHTAFSFLGGATAYVIPAIGASGAISGVLGAYLILFPGTSLVMAWPILYFPVFFRMKAAYYLIFWFATQVIYGYARLGGSTAVFAHAGGFIAGIALLPLVVSRERIIQFRLARQQALFPAYVIFTPAPARSAGLGRTTKTVMAVLLASLLFGAAYASSGLSIRGDIKSATIQYSFEGIPYMDYVGFQLANLEGQLASVSLDETRILLNRLYAAKLLYDKDKADHDVSLTNWNTTLLMRVGGRPATVVAVELAVISFNGKYDGDGFLSHGTGELETQVILIDYYGRPSVSDYMVHYSFELASRTVNLTYITQYAGFLALVATAFALAVVLTKDRDLTLIGEEPERAWRPFPPYHV; this is translated from the coding sequence ATGGGCAGGTATGCCCACATAAAAACGCGTCCAATAGCCACTTTTGCCCTGATAATCGTGAACGTTGCTGTTTACGCTATAACATCCTACCAGCGCTTCTTCATGGAGATAAGTGATTATTGGGTGAGTGCCGGCGGTTTTGTTCCATCGCTTATCGCCGTGCCAACCCAGCTTTACCGGATTCTCTCCTCCATGTTTCTGCACGCTGATTTCTTCCACATCCTCTTCAACATGTACTTTCTATACCTTTTCGGCAGAGCCGTCGAAGATGTGCTGGGCAGATGGCGCTTCCTAGCCTTATACCTAGCCTCTGGAGTGGCTGCCTCCATATTCCACACAGCTTTCAGTTTTCTTGGCGGAGCCACAGCCTACGTGATTCCAGCCATTGGAGCGTCGGGCGCCATAAGCGGTGTTCTAGGCGCCTACCTAATCCTTTTTCCCGGCACTTCACTTGTGATGGCATGGCCTATCCTATATTTCCCAGTTTTCTTCAGGATGAAGGCAGCCTACTATCTAATCTTCTGGTTTGCAACTCAAGTGATTTACGGCTATGCAAGGCTTGGCGGGAGCACGGCGGTCTTCGCCCATGCAGGTGGCTTCATAGCTGGAATAGCTTTGCTCCCCCTAGTTGTCAGCAGGGAAAGAATTATCCAGTTTAGACTTGCAAGACAGCAAGCCTTGTTTCCAGCCTATGTAATATTTACACCAGCGCCTGCCAGAAGTGCGGGTTTGGGCAGAACCACCAAAACCGTTATGGCGGTGCTTTTGGCTTCTCTGCTTTTCGGTGCAGCCTATGCCTCAAGCGGTTTATCCATTAGAGGTGACATTAAGTCCGCAACCATCCAGTATTCTTTTGAGGGGATACCCTACATGGACTATGTGGGCTTCCAGCTTGCCAACCTTGAAGGCCAGCTTGCCAGCGTATCGCTTGATGAAACCAGAATCCTATTAAACCGACTATATGCGGCTAAACTGCTTTATGACAAAGATAAAGCTGACCATGATGTGAGCCTAACAAACTGGAACACCACATTACTTATGAGAGTTGGAGGACGCCCGGCAACAGTGGTTGCCGTAGAATTGGCAGTAATAAGCTTTAATGGTAAATATGATGGGGATGGCTTCCTCAGCCATGGAACTGGCGAACTGGAAACTCAGGTGATCCTCATAGACTATTATGGGCGTCCATCCGTCAGCGACTATATGGTGCATTACAGTTTTGAGCTGGCTTCACGAACGGTAAACCTAACCTACATAACGCAGTATGCGGGGTTTTTAGCGCTTGTTGCTACAGCTTTTGCCCTTGCGGTTGTTCTCACGAAAGATAGGGACTTAACCTTGATCGGCGAGGAACCCGAGAGGGCTTGGCGTCCTTTCCCTCCCTATCACGTCTAG
- a CDS encoding NUDIX hydrolase — MVRQMCGWFCNVVKRFYPSQPVVGVGAVIVCDGKILLVKRRGEPGRGKWSVPGGLVELGETVEEAVIREVKEETGLDVAEPELIDVVDNIVRDEKGEIKWHFIILDFFVKVRGGELRASDDAEEIRWVPLDEAEKYDLTKTFRSFLQRNKARLKEFDSCHQCGRR; from the coding sequence TTGGTTAGACAAATGTGTGGATGGTTTTGCAACGTGGTTAAGCGCTTTTATCCAAGCCAACCAGTGGTGGGCGTTGGCGCCGTAATAGTCTGCGACGGCAAAATCCTGCTTGTAAAGCGGAGAGGCGAGCCTGGAAGGGGCAAGTGGAGCGTTCCGGGCGGGCTAGTGGAGCTCGGCGAAACTGTTGAGGAGGCTGTTATCCGCGAGGTTAAGGAGGAAACAGGCTTAGATGTGGCTGAGCCTGAGCTTATAGACGTGGTGGACAACATTGTCCGGGACGAGAAAGGCGAAATAAAATGGCACTTCATCATCCTAGACTTCTTTGTCAAGGTTAGGGGCGGAGAACTGCGGGCATCCGACGACGCCGAGGAAATCCGCTGGGTGCCGCTGGACGAGGCGGAAAAATACGATTTAACAAAAACTTTCAGGAGTTTTCTCCAACGGAATAAGGCGCGACTGAAAGAGTTTGACTCGTGCCATCAGTGTGGACGCCGCTAA
- a CDS encoding DUF87 domain-containing protein, producing the protein MRLYRKEGNIIEILSFPNESVEKGDYLLIEDAEAQKALIAQVIDVQFANIPGILEELLRSLPDGGGIIQGEDVDPLEIAPHITYIQDSRLLICKIRATVEGEHLSPSTSWLPSRSQSSIKKLPIATLLKLAKVNGSLPITLGVTKENSLLTIDATSLDGKLNIITGKKETGKSHLSKLLITSLLQYKAVVVVLDLNGEYAGLGFTSDGKRNAYYNKIHVLTPAQNFKVALKQLHLNVILNILIHALHLPGTSAREFRRIWQFLKDKGCLTLHELGEAIRNWNCNQNVRDALFSRYHALVNSGFFTDNVAEANLLEECLLKAREEGGAIIINMRNTSPIDRQIVVEYVLGKLVELLTSWRLKAVFLFAEEAHLYLRETYWDDIVTRMRHFGIFTTFITNQPDTIRENIYRQADNIFLFNFTNEHDLEVVSRAARVDAETVKSIARDLPPHHCLVLGKVVRDFPMVVKVRALDVKTMGETRLFFSGVHTDGTSQTLSVAPYSVGENS; encoded by the coding sequence ATGAGGCTGTATAGGAAAGAGGGCAACATAATAGAGATTCTAAGTTTTCCAAACGAAAGCGTGGAGAAGGGCGACTATCTGCTCATAGAGGATGCTGAAGCCCAAAAGGCGCTTATAGCCCAGGTCATCGACGTGCAATTTGCAAACATACCCGGCATACTGGAGGAGCTTCTGCGAAGCCTGCCGGATGGCGGAGGCATAATCCAAGGCGAAGACGTGGACCCGCTGGAGATTGCACCCCACATAACTTACATCCAAGACTCTAGGCTTTTGATATGCAAGATCCGTGCCACCGTGGAAGGCGAACATCTAAGCCCAAGCACGTCATGGCTGCCCTCGCGCTCCCAGTCTTCGATTAAGAAGCTTCCCATAGCCACGCTGCTTAAGCTGGCAAAGGTTAATGGCAGCCTCCCCATAACCTTAGGCGTGACCAAGGAAAATTCGCTTTTAACAATAGACGCCACCTCGTTGGATGGAAAGCTGAACATTATTACGGGCAAAAAGGAAACTGGTAAGTCGCATCTCTCCAAGCTTTTGATAACAAGCCTCCTCCAATACAAGGCGGTGGTCGTTGTCCTAGACTTGAACGGCGAATACGCTGGCTTGGGCTTCACGTCGGATGGCAAACGCAACGCCTACTACAACAAAATCCACGTTTTAACGCCAGCCCAAAACTTCAAAGTCGCCTTGAAACAGCTTCACCTAAACGTCATTCTAAACATTCTCATCCACGCCCTGCACTTACCGGGCACGTCTGCCCGCGAGTTCCGCCGAATATGGCAGTTTCTCAAGGACAAGGGGTGCCTAACATTGCATGAGCTTGGCGAGGCAATTCGCAACTGGAACTGCAACCAAAACGTTAGGGACGCCCTATTCAGCCGCTATCATGCGCTGGTGAATTCCGGATTCTTCACGGACAACGTGGCGGAAGCCAACCTGCTGGAGGAGTGCCTATTAAAGGCTAGGGAGGAGGGCGGCGCCATAATCATAAACATGCGGAACACCTCGCCCATAGACCGCCAAATAGTCGTCGAATACGTTTTAGGCAAGCTTGTGGAGCTCTTAACAAGCTGGAGGCTTAAGGCAGTTTTCTTATTCGCCGAGGAAGCCCACCTGTATCTGCGGGAAACCTATTGGGATGATATTGTGACGCGGATGCGCCACTTCGGCATATTCACAACCTTCATAACAAACCAGCCTGACACAATCCGCGAGAACATTTACCGCCAAGCCGACAACATATTCCTATTCAACTTCACCAACGAACACGACTTGGAAGTTGTTTCGCGAGCCGCCCGCGTGGACGCAGAAACAGTCAAATCCATAGCCCGCGACCTTCCGCCCCACCACTGCCTAGTGCTTGGCAAAGTCGTCAGAGACTTCCCAATGGTCGTCAAGGTTAGGGCTTTGGATGTTAAAACCATGGGAGAAACACGTCTATTCTTTAGCGGCGTCCACACTGATGGCACGAGTCAAACTCTTTCAGTCGCGCCTTATTCCGTTGGAGAAAACTCCTGA
- a CDS encoding DNA double-strand break repair nuclease NurA: MIEQYTITATPKYNFPQNTIDTTLPQRFIELSLHSLKQVQNQAIQLNQQTIQQSALNSQETLIAQPPAPPVQPIPLSPKPEPTTIAAVDTSSIKLGETSKGIIIAVRGTTIWKRGKNYAYLRVGPFIFHITEDNLQEVYKTLLRAYFPEQNPQGAPGFIQIPVRMANLLERWLQASLAKTMRDGIILFDGSLTAGTPDTPVQQLKEILAAARDMGNTVLAFTKVTTLRFNGCLLTEAFPAYKPPCLIEVANIKPKPPLTLLGEVYVAKLARGNYAFRLDIDRELPAQERVEAVERLLGNDLIMQGYPETLRLAHILCTFTANEVIAMQHFIQHRYRLKIIDRPDMHKLLFGPFGKGESHHEAV; encoded by the coding sequence GTGATTGAACAATACACTATAACAGCAACACCAAAATATAATTTTCCACAAAACACAATAGACACCACACTGCCCCAACGATTCATAGAGCTAAGCCTCCACTCGCTCAAACAAGTACAAAACCAAGCCATTCAATTAAATCAACAAACAATTCAACAATCCGCCCTCAACAGCCAAGAAACCCTAATCGCCCAGCCTCCAGCCCCGCCAGTGCAGCCCATACCCTTAAGCCCGAAGCCTGAACCAACAACCATAGCCGCCGTGGACACATCCAGCATAAAACTTGGCGAAACAAGCAAGGGCATCATAATCGCTGTCCGCGGAACCACTATATGGAAGAGGGGCAAAAACTATGCTTACCTGCGTGTTGGACCCTTCATATTCCACATAACCGAAGACAACCTCCAAGAAGTCTACAAAACACTGCTACGGGCATATTTTCCAGAGCAGAACCCTCAGGGAGCGCCGGGCTTCATCCAAATTCCAGTGCGAATGGCAAACCTGTTGGAGAGGTGGCTGCAGGCATCGCTGGCTAAAACCATGAGGGATGGCATAATCCTCTTCGATGGTTCTTTGACTGCTGGGACTCCGGACACGCCAGTCCAGCAGCTTAAAGAGATTTTGGCAGCTGCCAGAGACATGGGCAACACGGTTTTAGCCTTCACGAAGGTGACGACGCTGCGGTTTAACGGCTGCCTTTTAACCGAAGCCTTTCCAGCCTACAAGCCGCCATGCCTAATAGAAGTGGCAAACATCAAGCCAAAACCGCCATTGACGCTTTTGGGCGAGGTTTACGTGGCAAAACTAGCCCGGGGTAACTATGCCTTCCGCTTGGACATAGACCGCGAGCTGCCCGCCCAAGAACGCGTGGAAGCCGTTGAACGCCTCTTAGGAAACGATTTGATAATGCAAGGCTACCCGGAAACACTGCGACTGGCGCACATCCTGTGCACTTTCACGGCTAACGAGGTTATAGCCATGCAGCATTTCATCCAGCACCGCTACCGCCTAAAAATAATTGATCGCCCAGACATGCACAAGCTTTTATTTGGACCCTTCGGGAAGGGAGAAAGCCACCATGAGGCTGTATAG
- a CDS encoding type II toxin-antitoxin system RelE/ParE family toxin has protein sequence MFAVKIKRKALRKLEKLSAKQRQDIKTIIMILKSDPIPFKKVDVCKLQGYDNTYRIRAGNLRIVYQILWDEKTILIHYIGPREKAYT, from the coding sequence ATGTTCGCCGTAAAGATTAAAAGAAAAGCTCTAAGAAAACTCGAAAAGCTAAGCGCAAAGCAAAGACAAGATATAAAAACAATAATCATGATCTTGAAAAGTGATCCGATACCATTCAAGAAAGTCGACGTCTGCAAACTTCAAGGTTATGACAACACCTACCGAATTAGAGCAGGCAATCTGCGCATCGTTTACCAAATTTTATGGGATGAGAAAACGATTTTAATCCATTACATTGGACCGAGAGAAAAAGCCTACACCTGA
- a CDS encoding M3 family oligoendopeptidase — MVESESVVWDLSEIFPSVVDVSVQRAMDEVSALAEAFATKYRGKIGGLTAEGLAKCLQEYEAYLARLRDVTLFAELSFAANMTLPETQALHDRAMKLEAKLGKLLAFFELEVGRLVYEKPELIADPALANYRHYLEKLRRRVPHQLSETEEKLIIDKDQFGVCAWEEFQAKWLNTRTFEITVEGEKKLLPFGAAYGLFSHPDRATRESAYKAVFSLVGRDGEVFASAFRNICNDWLSVCEWRRYSSPMEASLIENDTDQQTIDNLLKAVEENVDVYRRYLMLKAKLMRLPKLGCHDIIAPLPDAPDMKFTFQQARDLITRAYESFDEEFAYPVKDMFQRRHIDATPRYGKQHGAFCAGWYNGKTAYILQSFNGRLNDLYTLAHELGHAVHDYYCYRSQTILNTRVPMVVAETASIFGELLLTDLLLKEAKTDMGRKVVLCRVLDGAGRVIFSVTARAWFEQSAYDAIKRGEYLSHEAICRLWVAARDKVYGDTVEWFDEMLSEWSITPHYYMANFRFYNYPYVYAQLFVYALYQKYMAEGKAFVPKMKQMLAAGGSLSPHEIAKIAGYDTTKKEFWQIGIRQYEHFLKLLEEIAK, encoded by the coding sequence ATGGTTGAGAGTGAGTCTGTTGTTTGGGATTTGTCTGAAATCTTTCCAAGCGTGGTGGACGTTTCTGTGCAGAGGGCTATGGATGAAGTTTCGGCTTTGGCTGAGGCTTTCGCCACGAAGTATCGTGGGAAAATTGGCGGTTTGACGGCTGAGGGGTTGGCAAAGTGTCTCCAAGAGTATGAGGCTTATTTGGCTAGGCTTCGTGATGTAACCCTTTTTGCCGAGCTTTCTTTTGCGGCTAACATGACTCTACCCGAAACCCAAGCGCTTCATGACAGGGCGATGAAGCTTGAGGCTAAGCTTGGCAAATTGTTGGCTTTCTTCGAGTTGGAAGTGGGCAGACTTGTCTATGAAAAGCCTGAACTAATTGCGGATCCAGCCCTAGCCAATTATAGGCATTATCTTGAAAAGCTTAGGCGGCGGGTTCCCCATCAGCTTTCCGAAACCGAAGAGAAGCTCATTATTGACAAGGACCAGTTTGGCGTCTGCGCTTGGGAAGAGTTTCAAGCCAAGTGGCTTAACACGCGAACGTTTGAAATAACAGTTGAAGGCGAAAAGAAGCTTTTGCCTTTCGGCGCTGCTTACGGCTTGTTTTCTCATCCGGACAGGGCGACCCGCGAATCCGCCTACAAGGCGGTTTTCAGCCTTGTTGGCAGGGACGGCGAAGTTTTCGCCTCGGCTTTCCGCAACATCTGCAATGACTGGCTGAGTGTCTGCGAGTGGCGCAGATATAGCTCGCCCATGGAAGCCAGCCTAATTGAAAACGACACGGACCAGCAAACCATAGACAATTTGCTCAAGGCAGTGGAGGAAAATGTGGACGTTTACAGACGCTATTTGATGCTTAAAGCCAAACTCATGCGGCTGCCCAAACTGGGATGCCACGATATAATTGCGCCTCTGCCAGACGCCCCAGACATGAAGTTCACATTCCAACAAGCCCGAGACCTAATTACAAGAGCTTATGAAAGCTTCGACGAAGAATTCGCCTATCCAGTGAAAGATATGTTCCAGCGAAGGCACATAGACGCCACGCCAAGATACGGTAAACAGCACGGAGCCTTCTGCGCCGGATGGTATAATGGCAAGACAGCCTACATCCTCCAAAGCTTCAACGGGCGCCTAAATGACTTATACACGTTGGCGCATGAGCTTGGACATGCAGTCCACGATTATTACTGCTATAGAAGCCAAACCATATTGAACACGCGGGTTCCGATGGTTGTGGCAGAAACCGCCTCCATATTCGGCGAACTACTGCTGACGGACTTGCTTTTGAAAGAGGCGAAAACGGATATGGGGCGAAAAGTCGTGCTCTGCCGAGTCTTGGACGGCGCTGGACGCGTGATCTTCAGCGTAACAGCTCGTGCATGGTTCGAGCAGTCAGCCTACGACGCTATCAAACGGGGCGAATATTTAAGTCATGAGGCGATTTGCCGCCTTTGGGTGGCTGCCCGAGACAAGGTTTACGGCGACACGGTGGAATGGTTTGACGAGATGCTCTCAGAATGGAGTATTACGCCGCACTATTACATGGCTAATTTCCGCTTCTACAATTACCCATACGTGTACGCGCAGCTCTTCGTTTACGCATTATACCAGAAATACATGGCTGAGGGAAAAGCCTTCGTTCCCAAAATGAAGCAGATGCTGGCCGCCGGCGGAAGCCTGTCCCCACACGAAATAGCCAAAATAGCGGGGTACGACACAACCAAGAAAGAGTTCTGGCAAATAGGCATAAGGCAATACGAGCACTTCCTAAAGCTGCTGGAAGAAATCGCCAAATAA
- a CDS encoding SAM-dependent methyltransferase produces MARPIFVIEHLEPELGKWLLFEYEHAAEIAGKNRLMFTNVKKADERQILSKLGMVEEKSAAEIFSHEKVIILDPKAELPLKPEDFANKEAVVVGGILGDHPPRGRTRKLLTRRFPKAVVRNIGKGQFSIDGAVYVAKLVGEGTPLEAIPVKKGLTLKINKHGEIYLPYAYPLRDGKPVISQKLVAYLCSDEIVEDEEKLLKGEL; encoded by the coding sequence ATGGCAAGGCCAATCTTTGTCATTGAGCATCTGGAGCCAGAGCTTGGCAAGTGGCTCCTCTTCGAGTATGAGCATGCAGCCGAAATTGCGGGCAAAAACCGCCTAATGTTCACAAACGTCAAGAAAGCGGATGAGCGACAGATTCTCTCAAAACTCGGCATGGTTGAAGAGAAAAGCGCTGCAGAAATCTTCAGCCACGAAAAAGTCATCATCCTAGACCCGAAAGCCGAGCTCCCGTTAAAGCCAGAAGACTTCGCCAATAAAGAAGCCGTTGTGGTTGGTGGGATTTTAGGCGACCATCCACCACGGGGCAGAACAAGAAAGCTTTTGACAAGACGTTTTCCAAAGGCAGTTGTGCGAAACATCGGCAAGGGGCAGTTCTCCATTGACGGGGCTGTTTATGTGGCGAAGCTCGTCGGCGAAGGAACACCGTTGGAGGCTATACCAGTCAAGAAGGGCTTAACGTTGAAGATTAACAAGCACGGGGAAATCTACTTACCGTATGCCTATCCGCTGCGGGATGGAAAGCCCGTCATAAGCCAGAAGCTGGTGGCGTACCTCTGCTCAGATGAAATAGTTGAGGATGAGGAGAAGCTGCTTAAAGGCGAGTTATAA
- a CDS encoding zinc ribbon domain-containing protein, whose amino-acid sequence MSKKGLGVWFFSTLTAIAAVHLIDAANAFLFNKPTVLLSLYPFDEAKIQAITPNIYFLATAASTTLFWGLTCAIAFENPVETFLNKILSEAKKQSAVETQLLEEKSEILDAMNETIEMNSQILSQVKDVVYNIRAEIKEIQPLKEAMERIKTELSILKRELKIFEEKLKYPNLCLACGKPVLPEFNICPYCGETLKPVKEQVIPLEKYR is encoded by the coding sequence TTGTCCAAAAAAGGCTTAGGCGTCTGGTTCTTCAGCACCCTAACAGCAATAGCCGCCGTCCACCTAATAGACGCGGCAAACGCCTTCCTTTTCAACAAACCAACAGTTCTCCTAAGCCTATACCCTTTTGACGAGGCGAAAATTCAAGCCATCACGCCAAACATCTACTTCCTCGCAACCGCTGCCTCCACCACCCTCTTTTGGGGTTTAACATGTGCCATAGCCTTCGAAAACCCGGTGGAAACATTCCTAAACAAGATTCTTTCAGAGGCGAAGAAGCAGAGCGCCGTTGAAACCCAACTTTTAGAAGAGAAAAGCGAAATCCTAGACGCCATGAATGAAACGATTGAAATGAACAGCCAGATACTCTCGCAGGTTAAGGATGTAGTCTACAACATAAGGGCGGAGATAAAAGAGATACAGCCCCTCAAGGAGGCTATGGAGAGAATTAAGACCGAGTTAAGCATTCTAAAGAGGGAACTGAAGATTTTCGAGGAGAAGTTGAAGTATCCCAACCTTTGTCTCGCATGTGGGAAGCCCGTGCTTCCAGAGTTCAACATTTGCCCCTACTGTGGAGAAACCCTAAAACCCGTGAAGGAGCAGGTTATTCCGCTGGAAAAGTATCGGTAA